From the Panthera leo isolate Ple1 chromosome C1, P.leo_Ple1_pat1.1, whole genome shotgun sequence genome, one window contains:
- the PRPF38B gene encoding pre-mRNA-splicing factor 38B, with amino-acid sequence MANNSPALTGNSQPQHQAAAAAAQQQQQQCGGGGATKPAVSGKQGNVLPLWGNEKTMNLNPMILTNILSSPYFKVQLYELKTYHEVVDEIYFKVTHVEPWEKGSRKTAGQTGMCGGVRGVGTGGIVSTAFCLLYKLFTLKLTRKQVMGLITHTDSPYIRALGFMYIRYTQPPTDLWDWFESFLDDEEDLDVKAGGGCVMTIGEMLRSFLTKLEWFSTLFPRIPVPVQKNIDQQIKTRPRKIKKDGKEGAEEIDRHVERRRSRSPRRSLSPRRSPRRSRSRSHHREGHGSSSFDRELEREKERQRLEREAKEREKERRRSRSIDRGLERRRSSRSRERHRTRSRSRDRKGDRRDRDREREKENERGRRRDRDYDKERGNDREKERERSRERSKERRSRGEVEEKKHKEDKDDRRHRDDKKDSKKEKKHSRSRSRERKHRSRSRSRNAGKRSRSRSKEKSSKHKNESKEKSNKRSRSGSQGRTDSVEKSRKREHSPSKEKSRKRSRSKERSHKRDHSDSKDQSDKHDRRRSQSIEPESQEKQHKNKDETV; translated from the exons ATGGCTAACAACAGCCCCGCGCTGACAGGCAACTCGCAGCCGCAGCACCAGGCGGCCGCAGCCGcggcccagcagcagcagcagcagtgcgGCGGCGGTGGCGCCACCAAGCCGGCGGTCTCGGGCAAGCAGGGAAATGTGCTGCCGCTGTGGGGCAACGAGAAGACTATGAACCTCAACCCCATGATCTTGACCAATATCCTGTCGTCGCCTTATTTCAAAGTGCAGCTCTACGAGCTCAAGACCTACCACGAGGTGGTGGACGAGATCTACTTTAAG GTCACACATGTTGAACcatgggagaaaggaagcaggaaaacaGCGGGCCAAACGGGGATGTGCGGAGGG GTTCGAGGTGTTGGAACAGGAGGAATAGTTTCTACAGCTTTTTGCCTGTTATACAAATTATTTACCCTGAAGTTAACTCGCAAGCAAGTGATGGGTCTCATAACACACACAGACTCTCCATATATTAGAGCCCTTGGATTTATGTATATAAG GTACACACAGCCCCCTACAGATCTATGGGACTGGTTTGAATCCTTCCTTGATGATGAAGAG GACCTAGATGTGAAGGCTGGTGGAGGCTGTGTAATGACCATTGGAGAAATGCTACGGTCTTTTCTCACAAAGCTGGAGTGGTTTTCTACCCTGTTTCCAAGAATTCCAGTTCCAGTTCAGAAGAATATTGATCAACAGATTAAAACTCGGCCtagaaaaatcaaaaaagatgggaaggaaggTGCTGAGGAAATAGACAGACATGTTGAACGCAGGCGTTCGAG gtCTCCAAGGAGATCACTGAGTCCACGGAGGTCCCCAAGAAGGTCAAGAAGTAGAAGTCATCATCGAGAGGGCCATGGGTCTTCTAGTTTTGACCGAgaattagaaagagagaaagaacgcCAGCGACTAGAGCGTGAAgccaaagaaagggagaaagaaaggcgAAGATCCCGAAGTATCGATCGGGGATTAGAACGCAGGCGGAGTAGCAGAAGCAGGGAAAGGCATAGAACTCGTAGTCGAAGTCGGGATAGGAAAGGGGACCGAAGGGACAGGGAtcgggaaagagagaaagaaaatgagagaggtaGAAGACGAGATCGTGACTATGATAAGGAAAGAGGCAATGAccgagaaaaggagagagagcgaTCGAGAGAACGGTCCAAGGAAAGGAGAAGTAGAGGTGAGGTagaagagaagaaacacaaagaagatAAAGATGATAGGCGGCACAGAGATGACAAAAAGGattccaaaaaggagaaaaaacacagTAGGagtagaagcagagaaaggaaacacagaagtaGGAGTAGAAGTAGAAATGCAGGGAAacgaagcagaagcagaagcaaagagaaatcaagtaaacataaaaatgaaagtaaagaaaaatcaaataaacgaAGTAGAAGTGGCAGTCAAGGAAGAACTGACAGTgttgaaaaatcaagaaaacggGAACATAGCCCCAgcaaagaaaaatctagaaagcGTAGCAGAAGCAAAGAACGTTCCCACAAACGAGATCACAGTGATAGTAAGGACCAGTCTGACAAACATGATCGTCGAAGGAGCCAAAGTATAGAACCAGAGAGCcaagaaaaacaacataaaaacaaagatgagactgtgtga